The following is a genomic window from Geoalkalibacter halelectricus.
GGCAGAGTCCCTGGCTCCGGTTCCGGCAGTTCGGCCGCTTCAAGCCCTTTGTCGAGGAGGTTCTTGACGCTGCGGTAGCCGACGGCCTGAAGCTTCAGAGCTCTGGCACAGGCCAACTCCAGGCGGTCGTTGCCGCGGCTCTTGGCCAGCCGCAGCAGCCCCAGACACTTGCGGTAGGCATGGTCGGGATGGTCGGCTTGCTCGATGATGGCCTCGATCATGGTGCCGGTTTGCGCGCCGATGCTCTGCCCCCAGCGGCGCATCCGCTCCGGCGTCCACTCCAGATGCTTCTGGTGGCTGTGGGGACGGTGAGCATCGACGGCAACATAAACGTTCTTGCGGGAGGTGCGGGCATGGGAGGCCACACGCTTTCCCTCAAAGAGGATGGCGACGGCCGTCGCTGTCAGGCAGACCTGCACTTCCTTGCCGATCAGGGTGTAAGGTACGCTGTACCAGGCGCCCTGCACCGCCACGTGATAGTCGATGTGGACCTTGGCCTTCTTCCATTCGTGCAACTCGAAGCGCTGGGCGGGAAGCGCCTTCAGCGCCGGCTTGTCGAGCTCCTCAAAGAGCTGGTTGCGGGATTTGCCGACGCCCTGCATGGGGCGGCTGTTGAGCTTCTCCAATTCGACGGCAATCGCCGCATTGAGCTCAGCCAACGAGAAGAAAGTGCGATGGCGCAGGGCCGCCAGAATCCGCCGCTGGGCGATGAGGACGCCATTCTCCACCTTGGCCTTGTCGCGGGGCTCTGCCGGCCGGGCCGGGATCACCGCCACCCCGTAGTGGGCACAGAGTTCGGCATAGACCGGATTGATTTCCGGATCGTACTTGCAGGCCGTCTTGACCCCCGATTTCAACTGGTCTGGAACCACGCAGAGCGGTACGCCGCTGAAATATTCGAAGGCGCCGATATGCGCCCGCGTCCAGTCGGGAAGCTGTTGGCTGGCAACCGCCACGGCATAGATGCGCGAACTCGCCCCGAGGACCGCGACAAACAGTTCCGGCTCGACGATCTCGCCGGTTTCGCGATCCACATAGCTGGGCCGGTCCCCGGAGAAGTCAACAAAAAGCTTCTCCCCGGCCTTGTGGTCGAAGCGCATCACCGGATCGAGGGTGCCCCCATGGCGGCGGTAAAGTTCGCAGAACTGGGTGCGCCCGTAACCGTCGGGATGGACGGCCCGATACTCTTCCCACAACAGCTGAAGCGTGACGCCCTTCTTCTTCATCTCCAGGCGCAGGGTCTCAAAGTCGGGCAGCGGTTTGCGGGAAACGGGATGCTCTTCAGGGGAAAGAAGGGTTTTCAAAGAGCCGTCGTCGAGAGCCGAGAGGGTCGCCCAATCCCGGCCCGATTGCCGGACTCGCTCCAGGTAATCGCCGACGGTCGTCGGGGAGACCGCGCAGGCCCGAGCAATCGCCCGCTGACTCAGGTTGTGCTCAAAAAAGAGCCGTAGAATTTCTCGTATCGTTCGCATCGATTTCTTCCTGCCTTTCTTCACCATCGCCTCCGGAATTTTTCCGGGGATGGTAATTCAGTGCGACAGGAAGATGAGAAAACTTTCGTCCGGAAACGACTGGACACCCATTCCGGAAATCATCGAAAAAGTGTCCAGTTAAAACCGGAACCGGTGTCCACTCAAATCCGGATTGACTGTCCAGTCAGTTCCGGATCCGGTGTCCAGAGTACTCCGGATTTTGCAATCAAACCCCCAGCGATGCCCCATACCGTTTCAGCCACTCCTTCTGCTTCACATAATCCGGCAGCACCTTATCTACCTCATTCCAGAACGGAGCATCATGTTTGGTGAACTTCAAATGTGCCAGTTCGTGGACTATCAGGTAGTCGATGACCGTCAGCGGAGCCATCATCACCTTCCAGTGGAAGTTCAGCTTGGGTCGCTTGACTGAGCATGAGGCCCAGCGGTTCTTCAGCTCCAGCACCGAGACTTCCTCCGGTGCCAGTCCCATTTTGGCGGCGAAGTGGGTAACCCGCTTCGGCAGGTATTCTTTGCCACGGTCTCGGTAAAACTCTTTGAACAGCTCGGCCAGTCGCTCCCGTTTCCCTTCCTCTACCAGGAAATGCTTGTCGCGCAGCTCGATCCCTTTTACTGCGTCAGAAAACTGTAGGTAATGATTCCGCCCCCGATAGAGGAACGACTCACCGTTGACCGCTTCCCGCTCTACCTTGGTCTCATTCAGGAGCTGCCACTTCGCCAGGTTCCGGCAGATGGGGTACTGCTTCGCCTCCACCAGGGCGGCCACCTCTTCATCGCTCAGATGCTCCGGTACATACACCGACACCGTACCGTCGCGCTCAATATAGATGCTGGCGGTTTTGCGTTTCTTTTTACGGATATTGATGGTGACGTTAGCCAGCATGTTAGCCCAGCAACTCTTTTTCCCGGATCTTGGCCAGATTGATCAGTTCGGTAGTCAGATGCTTCGACTCTTCGCTCAATGCCGGTACACCGCTCAGCCAGAGCGCGTCCTCGATCTCACTTTCCAGCTTCTGGATTTCCGAGTTCTTCGCCCAGAAGTTGGCAATGGTCAGGTACTGCCGCAGAATCCCGCAGACCGTTTCAGTGACCGGAGCAAGCTGCTTCACCGTCTCCGGGTCATCAGACGACATGCCGGTGATCATGGTGATTACCCCATAGAAAGGTGCGATCTGCGCTAGAACGGGGCTCCCTTCGGCCATGCGGCCTGCCTTCATCTCCTCCCGCAGCTTTGACAGTTCCAGGGTGATGACATCCCAGTGGTCCTTGTGGTTATCCAGAATCTGCTGCAGCCGTTCGCTGAACTTGGTGTACAGCTCCGGGTCCTTCTCCATCTCCACCTTGATATGCCAGCGGATAGCATGCTCCATCTCGGATGGTCTGGCCTTGCCGGTCTTACTCAAGGCGTCGATCCGTTTGGGAAACTCGTCCGACAAAAGCGCCACTGGCTCAACCTTCGGGTCGATTCCTTCGGATTGAAGATACTTGTCCAGCAGCTTGCGAATTTTCGCCCCGGCCCATTTCAGGTCGAGCGTCGCGTCCCGGTAGCGGTGGTGCATCCGCATCAAAAGATAGCCGAAACGCTTGGCGGGGATGTAATACTGCTGCGCCAGGGAGGCGTTGAAGAGCAGCTCCAGACTGTCGAAAAACGCCTTGATATAGGTGTCGAACTGCGCCCGGAACTTCACGTCCGCCGCCAGCTGGATGCACTCCTCCACCAGCTCGAACTCCTGCGACTGGTCGGTCATGGTCTGGGTGACAAACGTCTCAATCTCTGCGATTTTGTATTCCTGGAAAAACTGCAGGAGCCGACGGTAGCGGGCCTCCAGTACAGGGATTTCCTTGTCCAGTCCCCTGAAATACTCGGTCAGATCGGCCAGCTCCTTCTCGTCAGCCTCGGAATATATGGCCAATGCCTTTTTCAAGTGATTGGCGACGCCATAATAATCAACCACAATGCCGTGCTGCTTGACGAAGCCGCTTTTTTGCACCTTGGTCCGGTTCACCCGGGCGATGGCCTGCATCAGGTCATGCTCCTGCAAACTCTTATCAAGGTACATCACCTGTTCAATCGGCGCGTCAAAACCTGTCAGTAACCGGTCACAGACGCAGAGAAGGGCAACGCCGGTTTCCGGCTTGTCAAAGTTGAAGTCTGACTTGAAATTCTCAACCGCATCAAGTTCCTGCGCCTGCCTGCGAGCGGCAGAAACATATCCCGGTTCGTTGTTATCCATCATGGAGACCACCGCCGCCACCTTCATGAACACCATCTGCTTCAGCAGTTCGTCATCCCGCTCGCCGTCAGGCTTGGCCTGCTCCTGTGCAATCCGCTTCTGCAGCGCCTTTTCCAGCTCGTACTTGTAGCGGCAGGCGGCAATGATCGAGCAGCCAACCACCTGACCCTTGAAGCCATTGGGAAGAATCTCTGCGGTGTAATGCTCGATGATGTCCTCGGCGATCTTCCTGATCCGGTCCTCCGTTTCCAGGTAAGCGGTCAGTGTGCCGTGGCGCCGCTGGATCTCCTGCTTCTCCTCCTCGGTGCGGTTGCGGAACATATCCTCGAACTCTTCACGGAACCGCTCCTTGTCCAGAATCTGGTCCTTGCTTGTTCGTCCGATGTAGAGGATGTCCACCGTTGCCCGGTCGGCAACCGAATCCTTCATTTTGTAGACATCGATCCAGGTATTGAACCGTTCGTGGGTCTTCTGTTTGTGGCGCTCCGTCAAAAGCGGGGTGCCGGTAAAAGCCACCTTCACCGCGTTGGGAAACCCGGTAAAAAGGTTGTCCCCCATGTCGCCACCTTGAGTGCGGTGCGCCTCGTCGATCAGCAGCAGAACCCGCTCTCCCGGATTTACCACCTGAAACGGTTCGAACTGCGGCACCACGCCGCTGTCGATCAGCGACTGGGCCGATACGCCGTTGCTCGCCAGAAACTTGTGTACCATGACCATGTTCAGGTTGCCGAAGTCCCCGGTCAGTTTTGACAGCTCATCACGCCGCTTTACAATTGTTACCCCTTCACCGGTCATCTTGGCGGTTTCGCTCAACTGGTCTTCCAGATCCACACGGTCATTGACCATGATGATCTTGTAGTCCTTCAAGTCGTCACTCTCCCGCATCTTCCGCACCAGGAAGACCATGGTCAGCGACTTGCCCGAGCCTTGCGTATGCCAGACCACGCCGCTCTTGCCGAAAGGGTCCTGGCCGGTTCGTAGTCGGTCCATGATCTTCCCTACGGCACGGAACTGCTGATAACGGCAGACAACCTTGGCGGTAACACCCCGCTTTACCTCCATGAACACGGTGAAGTTCTTCAGGATGTCGAGCAGGATCGCCTTGTTGAGCATGCCGTGGATCAGCACCTCCTGCCGCTCTTCATCCGGCGACACCGAGATGGTCTTATACTCTTCCGGGAAGATGTCCTTCCAGTTCAGGTAATGGTCAAACTCACCGGTGATGGTCCCGAAGCGGGCCTCGGTGCCGTGGGTGAGAATGCTGAACAGTCCGCTGTGGAACAGCTTCTCTTCTCCCTCCACAAGACCGTAATTATCTTCCCGGCGGTTGGAGTAACGGCTGATCTGAATGAATGCCTCGCTGAGCGGCTCGGC
Proteins encoded in this region:
- the istA gene encoding IS21 family transposase; amino-acid sequence: MRTIREILRLFFEHNLSQRAIARACAVSPTTVGDYLERVRQSGRDWATLSALDDGSLKTLLSPEEHPVSRKPLPDFETLRLEMKKKGVTLQLLWEEYRAVHPDGYGRTQFCELYRRHGGTLDPVMRFDHKAGEKLFVDFSGDRPSYVDRETGEIVEPELFVAVLGASSRIYAVAVASQQLPDWTRAHIGAFEYFSGVPLCVVPDQLKSGVKTACKYDPEINPVYAELCAHYGVAVIPARPAEPRDKAKVENGVLIAQRRILAALRHRTFFSLAELNAAIAVELEKLNSRPMQGVGKSRNQLFEELDKPALKALPAQRFELHEWKKAKVHIDYHVAVQGAWYSVPYTLIGKEVQVCLTATAVAILFEGKRVASHARTSRKNVYVAVDAHRPHSHQKHLEWTPERMRRWGQSIGAQTGTMIEAIIEQADHPDHAYRKCLGLLRLAKSRGNDRLELACARALKLQAVGYRSVKNLLDKGLEAAELPEPEPGTLPLNHDNVRGSDYYAGGAR
- a CDS encoding M48 family metallopeptidase — translated: MLANVTINIRKKKRKTASIYIERDGTVSVYVPEHLSDEEVAALVEAKQYPICRNLAKWQLLNETKVEREAVNGESFLYRGRNHYLQFSDAVKGIELRDKHFLVEEGKRERLAELFKEFYRDRGKEYLPKRVTHFAAKMGLAPEEVSVLELKNRWASCSVKRPKLNFHWKVMMAPLTVIDYLIVHELAHLKFTKHDAPFWNEVDKVLPDYVKQKEWLKRYGASLGV
- a CDS encoding type I restriction endonuclease subunit R, which gives rise to MAEYVNVEMPFLNKLRELNWEVIDHGCGKIPGDPKTSKRDSFREVVLKEVFFETVRNINRTDDGRTWLTDRQLDDLLSLVTNHSGEPLLEANRSIFTLLTGNTTVGINELTGEQNPLVRLIDYKHPERNSFIAINQFRIDTPGGSRQCIIPDIVLFVNGLPFVVIECKDRDVAEPLSEAFIQISRYSNRREDNYGLVEGEEKLFHSGLFSILTHGTEARFGTITGEFDHYLNWKDIFPEEYKTISVSPDEERQEVLIHGMLNKAILLDILKNFTVFMEVKRGVTAKVVCRYQQFRAVGKIMDRLRTGQDPFGKSGVVWHTQGSGKSLTMVFLVRKMRESDDLKDYKIIMVNDRVDLEDQLSETAKMTGEGVTIVKRRDELSKLTGDFGNLNMVMVHKFLASNGVSAQSLIDSGVVPQFEPFQVVNPGERVLLLIDEAHRTQGGDMGDNLFTGFPNAVKVAFTGTPLLTERHKQKTHERFNTWIDVYKMKDSVADRATVDILYIGRTSKDQILDKERFREEFEDMFRNRTEEEKQEIQRRHGTLTAYLETEDRIRKIAEDIIEHYTAEILPNGFKGQVVGCSIIAACRYKYELEKALQKRIAQEQAKPDGERDDELLKQMVFMKVAAVVSMMDNNEPGYVSAARRQAQELDAVENFKSDFNFDKPETGVALLCVCDRLLTGFDAPIEQVMYLDKSLQEHDLMQAIARVNRTKVQKSGFVKQHGIVVDYYGVANHLKKALAIYSEADEKELADLTEYFRGLDKEIPVLEARYRRLLQFFQEYKIAEIETFVTQTMTDQSQEFELVEECIQLAADVKFRAQFDTYIKAFFDSLELLFNASLAQQYYIPAKRFGYLLMRMHHRYRDATLDLKWAGAKIRKLLDKYLQSEGIDPKVEPVALLSDEFPKRIDALSKTGKARPSEMEHAIRWHIKVEMEKDPELYTKFSERLQQILDNHKDHWDVITLELSKLREEMKAGRMAEGSPVLAQIAPFYGVITMITGMSSDDPETVKQLAPVTETVCGILRQYLTIANFWAKNSEIQKLESEIEDALWLSGVPALSEESKHLTTELINLAKIREKELLG